In the genome of Aspergillus luchuensis IFO 4308 DNA, chromosome 2, nearly complete sequence, one region contains:
- a CDS encoding putative translation regulator (Cya5) (COG:S;~EggNog:ENOG410PPEQ;~InterPro:IPR002885,IPR011990;~PFAM:PF13041,PF13812,PF17177,PF01535;~go_function: GO:0005515 - protein binding [Evidence IEA]), producing the protein MLERAAGCLENAGRRFFRDPNGAIRGRGSIYSTLGQFNSAGAELLVFLQAPQRSASNTSTATSTTGRTATDPRAPVLEFLYPPRTQEFIATCLIRSPRRIVSRRRRKAVPGVSRNYSSEAVSLDRTVDAEAHMLDDSAEIIADEDRDTAKTELRALLDKEEIEDFDKLWSLFSKAGHPLDLTSALLARLGSSDRDVDNRRARRLVNSLPIESRTSEDYLHMTKSCIATGNLSDVDGICQEAISCNRGVLCWAYCFAHFVNFEQWDYVQDIWRSRPLGDKSLWHTVAPWLQVSSVHKPLLALADYLQDQSLNSPVRLAARFILNNVFSSTEFAEATATETLLALLQKFNHLDLITSRNYLDLINTLQESEHRSTFVRSIVVYRNFRWQMEEETPPRKLLAKLLKRLASFEITTGILYFLDEISHFHRKPTEDVYRQALIVFSRAGDVENVQHVFERFLSDHGKPRSRKIVAPLLYVYARIGDVEQTTRQFRRISEEFNLQPNDICWNILLTAYSKAGDLSRTFTMFKKMMEEGVEPTSHTFGIMMGLCANRGDVTHVRDLLSLAQQHNVQITAPMIDTVVEAYCNNSEWEMAEHVAETCLGLDVKGSRVRMWNILLWNYAFRMDLEAISRIRSRMDASGLEPDDMTYSALMLSLVLIGQTDSARRILRALHRGRRVYATEFHYAVILYGYLKDRNRDMVHIIFREIKDRFNQPGLGSRLLVLKSQIQRDLQLLAQGGQVGNHANIRLENSEKFLAETLADYHSTKLATKYPLLGSGRMSARKGFPAVYYEYMISAYGMKGAYLSARRLFDDYTASHPPKVSDEENYHDIAPLRLLSALMLAHLKAEQYQQVEECWNLAFTRALKIASPTSPEIDEWLSRQLNPGTPPLPSHAELLVNPDDSQSTPSESATTKKDPILPAYRFMLSRPLSLYLRSLAYGNEVSKISEVIAKYVEAGFSMTTFNWSTFVQMLASSDRLSDQIEAFTVFEHKFMPNFPGWDNLRRGYGARPPGVPSTIDAMENPKRAKPPNVLGRLGRRYWSKIQPDFMQPTYVSMVYLAAALRRLRERSIHEGGTDLQAIYDAAPKTIAAVARLPYLREKFQGVLLRRRQEKGEMVDELGRDRYVWTGGILGVGGLTRSKSRNEPTAEKAGQDSSNIRVEAQDTTSEPTDEPPINVGISELDDDEQDSDVVPSPFRNTLDYPDEYDMEAETLLEERDKELGTKEELMDDESLVEDDEDEFDDLEEDMESEEEGENEEEEEEEWVAEEAEEGEDVSDAKEQDIYEPQNEGQTPLGEDETR; encoded by the coding sequence ATGCTGGAACGGGCTGCCGGATGTCTTGAGAACGCGGGACGGCGTTTCTTCCGGGATCCCAATGGCGCCATTCGAGGTCGGGGTTCGATCTATTCAACTCTTGGACAGTTCAATAGCGCGGGGGCGGAGCTTTTGGTTTTCCTGCAGGCACCGCAAAGATCCGCGTCGAATACTTCAACCGCCACCTCGACAACCGGAAGGACAGCCACGGACCCGCGGGCCCCCGTTCTCGAGTTTCTCTATCCCCCTCGCACACAGGAGTTTATAGCGACATGCTTGATACGTTCGCCAAGAAGGATTGTTTCGCgacggagaaggaaggcCGTCCCTGGCGTTTCCAGGAATTACTCGTCAGAGGCTGTTAGCCTAGACCGCACGGTGGACGCTGAGGCTCACATGCTTGACGACTCTGCTGAAATAATTGCCGATGAGGACCGCGACACTGCCAAGACCGAACTTAGAGCGTTATTGGATaaggaggagatcgaagaTTTCGATAAATTATGGAGCCTTTTCTCAAAAGCTGGTCACCCTCTCGACCTGACTTCTGCATTGCTGGCGAGACTAGGCAGCTCTGATCGTGACGTTGATAACAGAAGAGCCAGGCGACTTGTCAACTCCCTGCCTATCGAGTCCCGAACTTCTGAGGATTATCTGCACATGACCAAGTCCTGTATTGCTACCGGGAATCTTTcggatgtggatgggatATGTCAGGAAGCAATCTCCTGCAACCGCGGCGTCTTATGTTGGGCATACTGTTTTGCACATTTCGTGAACTTTGAACAATGGGATTATGTGCAAGATATTTGGAGATCGAGGCCGTTGGGCGACAAGTCGCTGTGGCACACTGTCGCCCCTTGGCTACAGGTGTCTTCCGTGCATAAGCCTTTGTTGGCACTTGCTGATTACTTACAAGATCAGAGTCTCAACAGTCCAGTACGTCTTGCTGCTCGCTTCATACTCAATAATGTATTCTCTAGCACGGAATTTGCCGAAGCTACTGCGACGGAGACCCTTCTAGCACTACTGCAAAAGTTCAACCATCTGGACTTGATCACTTCGCGGAATTATCTTGATCTTATCAACACCCTTCAAGAATCAGAGCATCGATCGACGTTTGTTCGATCTATCGTGGTCTATCGGAATTTCCGTTGGcagatggaggaagaaacTCCACCCCGCAAGCTTCTGGCTAAGCTGTTGAAGCGTCTCGCTTCTTTCGAGATCACGACCGGTATTTTATACTTTCTCGATGAAATTTCCCACTTCCATCGCAAACCGACAGAGGACGTCTACAGGCAGGCGCTCATTGTTTTTTCGAGAGCCGGTGATGTGGAGAACGTCCAGCATGTATTCGAGAGGTTCCTTTCGGACCACGGAAAGCCGCGAAGCCGCAAAATCGTGGCTCCACTTCTCTATGTCTACGCCAGAATTGGCGATGTTGAACAGACCACGCGTCAATTCCGAAGGATTTCGGAAGAGTTTAACCTTCAACCGAATGACATATGTTGGAACATCCTGCTTACAGCTTATTCCAAAGCGGGAGATCTTTCAAGGACCTTCACCATgttcaagaagatgatggaagagggtgTTGAGCCCACCTCGCACACTTTTGGTATAATGATGGGTCTTTGTGCTAACCGGGGCGATGTCACCCATGTCCGTGATCTGCTCAGTCTAGCCCAACAACATAACGTGCAGATAACAGCCCCCATGATTGATACAGTTGTTGAGGCTTATTGCAACAACTCAGAGTGGGAGATGGCTGAGCACGTTGCGGAGACTTGCCTCGGCCTCGACGTCAAGGGTTCTCGCGTAAGAATGTGGAATATCCTGCTCTGGAATTATGCTTTCCGGATGGATCTGGAAGCTATATCAAGGATACGCTCGCGGATGGACGCCTCAGGACTGGAACCCGATGATATGACCTATTCTGCTCTTATGCTCAGTCTTGTGCTTATAGGCCAGACGGACTCTGCCCGTCGCATCCTGAGGGCACTCCACCGAGGCCGCCGCGTTTACGCAACTGAATTCCATTACGCAGTCATTCTGTATGGCTATCTGAAGGACCGCAATCGGGACATGGTGCACATTATTTTTCGCGAAATCAAAGACAGATTCAACCAACCGGGACTTGGCTCGAGGCTCCTTGTGCTCAAGAGTCAGATCCAGCGAGATCTGCAACTTTTGGCACAGGGTGGTCAGGTTGGCAACCACGCGAATATTCGTCTCGAAAATTCTGAGAAATTCCTCGCAGAGACTCTTGCAGATTACCACTCTACCAAGTTGGCGACGAAGTACCCCTTGCTGGGTTCTGGTAGGATGTCTGCCAGGAAGGGATTCCCTGCTGTTTACTACGAATATATGATCTCTGCCTATGGTATGAAGGGGGCTTATCTGTCGGCTCGGAGGCTTTTCGATGACTATACCGCTAGTCATCCACCCAAAGTctctgatgaagagaatTACCATGACATCGCGCCTCTTCGTTTGCTGTCTGCTTTGATGCTCGCGCATCTGAAGGCTGAACAGTACCAACAGGTGGAAGAATGCTGGAACCTGGCTTTCACTCGCGCATTGAAGATAGCCAGTCCCACTTCTCCTGAGATTGATGAGTGGCTTAGTCGTCAACTCAACCCAGGTACACCGCCCTTACCATCTCATGCCGAGCTCTTGGTGAATCCCGACGACTCCCAATCTACGCCATCCGAGTCAGCTACGACAAAGAAGGACCCGATTCTACCGGCGTACCGCTTCATGCTATCTCGCCCTCTTTCATTGTATCTGCGTTCTTTGGCTTATGGAAACGAGGTTTCGAAGATCTCCGAGGTCATAGCAAAGTATGTGGAGGCAGGCTTCTCCATGACAACCTTCAATTGGTCCACTTTTGTGCAGATGCTTGCGTCCTCCGACAGGTTGTCTGATCAGATTGAAGCTTTCACTGTCTTTGAACATAAGTTCATGCCCAACTTCCCTGGGTGGGATAATCTTCGTCGAGGATATGGTGCACGACCTCCGGGGGTGCCTTCAACCATTGATGCGATGGAGAATCCTAAACGGGCAAAGCCACCTAATGTACTGGGCAGATTGGGCCGGCGCTACTGGAGCAAAATCCAGCCGGACTTCATGCAGCCCACGTACGTGTCCATGGTATATCTGGCTGCTGCATTGAGGCGACTTCGCGAACGGAGCATTCACGAAGGAGGCACGGATCTTCAAGCTATATACGATGCGGCGCCTAAGACGATCGCAGCAGTTGCTAGACTTCCTTACCTCCGTGAGAAGTTCCAGGGTGTGCTCCTCCGGCGTCGGCAGGAGAAAGGCGAGATGGTTGATGAACTTGGACGTGATCGTTATGTGTGGACAGGTGGTATTCTTGGTGTGGGCGGCCTGACTAGGTCTAAGTCACGGAATGAACCGACTGCTGAAAAGGCGGGACAAGACAGTAGCAATATTCGAGTCGAAGCACAAGATACCACTTCTGAGCCAACTGATGAACCTCCAATCAATGTTGGTATCTCGGAattggacgatgatgagcaaGATTCCGATGTTGTACCCTCGCCGTTCAGAAATACCCTCGACTACCCCGATGAATATGACATGGAGGCCGAGACGCTGCTCGAGGAAAGAGACAAGGAACTCGGAACGAAGGAGGAATTGATGGACGATGAAAGTctcgtggaagatgatgaagatgagttCGACGATCTGGAGGAGGACATGGAgtccgaagaagaaggagaaaatgaagaagaggaagaagaagaatgggtgGCAgaggaggcagaagaaggagaagatgtttCTGATGCCAAAGAACAGGACATATATGAGCCCCAAAACGAGGGACAAACCCCTCTAGGCGAGGATGAGACTCGTTGA
- a CDS encoding uncharacterized protein (COG:S;~EggNog:ENOG410PXY7;~SECRETED:SignalP(1-23)), whose protein sequence is MVKFSKVLCGVLACGFIDPCVAGDNETTYDVITTPIVADWDDGLGNMTATLKVINADYAWQWANVTSDTTDLEKRTGITIQKIVTTAKVSSHVIFTVKAGLEIWEFLAGLIKSKSDADSCTLTYGTDVSGEKVLGYAYKATTTGSNCDTTAEKKTILAAVEKCVTTLHNSGTTVGCCQFSHGGTWRGHLRLSAEPSVYPVHAVDC, encoded by the coding sequence ATGGTCAAGTTCAGCAAGGTCCTGTGTGGCGTTCTCGCATGCGGGTTTATTGATCCATGTGTTGCTGGAGACAATGAAACAACATATGATGTGATCACCACACCAATCGTTGCAGACTGGGACGATGGCCTTGGCAACATGACTGCGACATTGAAGGTCATCAACGCCGACTACGCCTGGCAATGGGCGAATGTCACATCCGACACGACAGACTTGGAGAAAAGGACGGGCATCACGATCCAGAAAATCGTGACTACCGCAAAAGTCTCATCCCACGTGATCTTCACAGTCAAGGCCGGGCTTGAAATTTGGGAGTTCTTGGCTGGTCTCATCAAGTCGAAGTCGGACGCGGACTCGTGCACCTTGACCTACGGTACAGATGTCagtggggagaaggtgctggGATATGCGTACAAGGCGACGACGACCGGGTCAAACTGTGATACGACCGCTGAGAAAAAGACAATCCTGGCCGCTGTCGAGAAATGTGTGACTACTCTGCACAACAGTGGTACCACTGTGGGTTGCTGTCAGTTCAGTCATGGAGGCACTTGGCGGGGGCATTTGCGGTTGAGCGCTGAACCCAGCGTTTACCCGGTACATGCTGTAGATTGCTGA
- a CDS encoding signal recognition particle subunit SRP68 (COG:U;~EggNog:ENOG410PFE9;~InterPro:IPR034652,IPR026258,IPR038253;~PFAM:PF16969;~go_component: GO:0005786 - signal recognition particle, endoplasmic reticulum targeting [Evidence IEA];~go_function: GO:0003723 - RNA binding [Evidence IEA];~go_function: GO:0005047 - signal recognition particle binding [Evidence IEA];~go_function: GO:0008312 - 7S RNA binding [Evidence IEA];~go_function: GO:0030942 - endoplasmic reticulum signal peptide binding [Evidence IEA];~go_process: GO:0006614 - SRP-dependent cotranslational protein targeting to membrane [Evidence IEA]), which translates to MDITDFIFSQREESLLTGNYNAYRAHTTRKLHSARQRLGQTTPKRSKYIAKRPVTAEDVNSNVEYVHTLLISAERAWANAMHMKTTHSADPSAKGISGTTRGHIISKLRKAVTYAKQLVLVLEDQETSGATDTDVLEARAYLASLLGAFFLEKRNWEQCLQNYSVSRVVYAALGQQVKKDAFRDLLSGTVDPSIRYAAYQLKLPRSKPIPSLALSYFPSDATIRSEVEKLDPNCLKEDAAGTRRTADGEVQQLPGSITWRSHTVGLEDAAISQALASAAAAESRLSTWLAEDEGKNASSKDKAAAYDNVIIASQDAVDATKTAIDDLAGEGVDPSDKRMQALQITRTAVNYDLVGWRIGRNRVLCGDNDGVSFEFVPTKLPKGAKASDDATGKKLARLRERVVLYDSTLQSIEFILELPGVAADTAFVRELDAKRRYFRALRCLTVGRSHGILGKSTNALALFAQALALVTETARSPQSLTETEGPPRLDISRSQVQTLETTLKGLVAQYRGLVTLEKMSAEAQSNSVTQRPAIERLHDYAGDALDLTNIVPYPPQMQPIPVKPLFLDVAWNYIDYPRQGAPTADRAQAQPEPQPEETKGGRRGWFGFGR; encoded by the exons ATGGACATCACcgattttattttctcccagagggaggagagtctCTTGACGGGAAATTACAACGCTTATCGAGCACACACGACCCGCAAGTTGCACAGCGCCCGCCAGCGACTTGGACAGACAACCCCCAAACGCAGCAAGTACATTGCCAAACGACCTGTGACGGCGGAAGATGTGAACAGCAATGTGGA ATACGTCCACACCCTACTCATCAGCGCCGAACGGGCATGGGCGAACGCAATGCACATGAAGACTACTCACTCGGCAGACCCTTCGGCCAAGGGAATTAGCGGTACGACCAGGGGTCACATCATTTCGAAACTGCGGAAGGCGGTCACATATGCGAAGCAATTGGTGCTTGTTCTCGAGGATCAGGAAACTTCTGGGGCTACGGACACTGATGTCCTCGAAGCTCGTGCATACCTGGCATCCCTCTTAGGGGCATTCTTCTTGGAGAAGCGCAATTGGGAGCAGTGTCTCCAAAACTACTCCGTATCCAGAGTCGTCTATGCAGCGCTGGGTCAGCAAGTCAAGAAGGACGCCTTCCGAGACCTTCTTTCCGGCACTGTCGACCCCAGTATAAGATACGCAGCATATCAACTGAAGCTTCCGCGGTCAAAGCCCATCCCCTCTTTGGCTCTTAGCTATTTCCCATCGGACGCGACCATCAGGTCCGAGGTTGAGAAGTTGGACCCCAACTGTCTAAAGGAGGATGCAGCGGGCACACGGAGGACCGCCGACGGGGAGGTGCAGCAACTCCCTGGAAGCATCACATGGAGATCGCATACAGTTGGTTTGGAAGATGCCGCAATCTCACAGGCTCTTGCGTCCGCAGCGGCAGCTGAATCTCGTCTTAGTACGTGGCTTGCGGAAGACGAGGGTAAAAATGCCTCTTCGAAAGATAAAGCCGCTGCCTACGACAATGTCATTATCGCCAGTCAAGATGCCGTCGATGCTACAAAGACTGCGATCGATGATCTCGCCGGAGAGGGAGTTGACCCGAGTGATAAGAGGATGCAGGCTTTGCAAATAACGCGGACTGCTGTCAACTATGATCTGGTTGGGTGGAGAATCGGACGTAACCGTGTTCTTTGCGGAGACAACGACGGCGTTTCTTTCGAATTTGTCCCGACCAAGCTACCCAAGGGTGCCAAGGCTTCTGACGATGCCACCGGTAAGAAGCTGGCACGGCTGCGCGAAAGAGTCGTCCTGTACGATTCCACCCTTCAAAGTATCGAGTTCATTCTTGAGCTTCCCGGAGTTGCGGCGGATACGGCGTTTGTCCGGGAGTTAGATGCCAAGCGGCGGTATTTCCGTGCTCTAAG ATGTCTGACTGTTGGAAGATCGCACGGAATTCTGGGCAAGTCCACCAATGCCCTCGCCCTGTTTGCGCAGGCTTTGGCCCTTGTCACGGAGACCGCACGGTCACCGCAATCCTTGACTGAAACGGAAGGGCCACCGAGGCTGGATATCTCCCGTAGCCAGGTTCAGACTCTGGAAACCACCTTGAAGGGCCTTGTTGCGCAATACCGCGGTTTGGTGACTCTGGAGAAGATGTCCGCTGAAGCACAGTCAAACTCCGTAACTCAGCGCCCCGCAATTGAACGTCTACACGATTACGCCGGTGATGCTCTGGACTTGACCAACATTGTTCCTTATCCCCCTCAAATGCAGCCGATTCCAGTGAAGCCTTTGTTCCTCGATGTGGCTTGGAACTACATCGACTACCCTCGCCAAGGCGCGCCTACTGCAGACAGGGCTCAGGCTCAACCGGAACCACAACCGGAAGAGACGAAGGGTGGACGACGCGGTTGGTTCGGCTTTGGTCGGTAG